The following proteins come from a genomic window of Macadamia integrifolia cultivar HAES 741 chromosome 14, SCU_Mint_v3, whole genome shotgun sequence:
- the LOC122061721 gene encoding putative disease resistance protein RGA3 — MAEAKLAAGVLVSGVGEILKKLIFMATEEIGLVWNVKEELKKLVRTVTAIQALVHDAEKQQEEKETVRLFLRRLRDVAYAAEDVLDEFGYQTTRLQVTNKVSKFFLQYSISVAFKLKMAHKIQKINMDFDEIKSYMDSFHFASASTPMNLQNRKTMETFSFVDESEVVGRDDEKSELVSMLTNSNHEDILSVLPIVGMGGLGKTTLAKYVYNDCIVAKYFDTRTWVHVSKDFDVKKILTEITESVTNEPCQISSIDVILRNLKDELDEKRFLLVLDDIWNEDNEQWDMLMSSLKIGIRGSKIIATTRMIEIASMIGTFATHHLNPLSEDKCWSILKNKAFGNRGAEETPNMVAIGKKIVQKCGGVPLAEKTLGGLMHIKKSEQEWLSIMNSPIWTLPMDKDGILPALKLSYDHLPSSLKQCFLYCSVYPKGTYILKMDLIAKWIALGFLQQSTGGRLMEDIGNDYINHLLWNSFFQVFKKNADGDIIALKMHDLIYDLAYSLSKFDNLAIGIEDLKNNPTLIHSILYTDGDKGKIQVDHLYKAGNLRSFHLRCTRAGTSICRDILDILFKKLKHIRVLNLSSCGIQELPSSIKKLKHLRYLDLNDNPIEALPASTTSLYNLRTLKLLNCQIKELPHDMKKLVNLRHLLVSRKDGFLSQMPIEMGRLTSLNTLLEFVVGHKRGQRIKELQHLNLQDSLLINNLENVRSGGEAKEANLMGKEKLDSLHLSWRSHVMGGDSTSMLENDNKKTVVDEDDVLEGLRPHPNLKDLIISNFGGKNIPRWLRSGCESFLPNLVRFSLENCERLEHVPALGQLPSLKSLKLKGMKRMKSLGSELYCGNDSNSQASLTKTAFPSLEEISLLHLPSLEEWMEPQGSFPSFPRLERIFVHDCPKLMIMPRQFPSLKLFQIKRSNGSLQRMVVEVPSVIKLYLIEVPELKFLTLHNNTEILHIEKCPDLEAIITTSEDEGVQVLPSSLEILAVTDCPSLTSLPDLRGLHSIQKFYFLGNVKITRLPEGLHTLHALEVLSIGGFSSELEFFPDLEPLQHLPSLRQLHIEGWSKLTSLPEQLQSLTQLEWLGIYKFNSVAALPEWLGNLSSLRTLLLKECNNLMYLPKEEGGLRCLITLESLSIRDCPFLKERCTRGRGDEWPKIKHIKSIFIDDQRV; from the coding sequence atggctGAAGCAAAATTAGCTGCAGGGGTTCTTGTTAGTGGTGTGGGTGAGATCCTGAAGAAGTTGATCTTCATGGCAACGGAGGAGATTGGGCTTGTATGGAATGTCAAGGAAGAGTTGAAAAAGTTGGTACGCACTGTGACTGCTATCCAAGCATTAGTACATGATGCTGAaaaacaacaagaagaaaaagagactGTGAGACTATTCCTGAGAAGGCTTAGAGATGTAGCTTATGCTGCTGAAGACGTTTTGGATGAATTCGGTTATCAAACAACAAGGCTTCAGGTGACCAACAAGGTGAGCAAATTCTTCTTGCAGTACTCAATTTCAGTTGCTTTTAAGTTAAAGATGGCTCATAAGATCCAGAAAATAAACatggattttgatgaaattaaaAGTTACATGGATTCTTTCCATTTTGCGAGTGCATCCACACCCATGAATCTGCAAAATAGAAAGACCATGGAGACATTCTCTTTTGTAGATGAGTCCGAGGTTGTTGGAAGGGATGATGAAAAGTCAGAGTTAGTAAGCATGTTAACTAACTCTAACCATGAAGATATTCTTTCGGTCCTTCCCATAGTTGGAATGGGAGGGCTTGGAAAAACCACACTTGCAAAATATGTCTATAATGATTGTATTGTAGCCAAGTATTTTGATACAAGAACATGGGTCCATGTCTCTAAGGATTTTGATGTCAAGAAGATTTTGACAGAGATCACAGAATCTGTTACTAATGAACCATGTCAGATTTCATCTATTGATGTGATACTGCGAAATCTTAAAGATGAGTTGGACGAGAAGCGGTTCTTACTTGTACTAGATGATATATGGAATGAAGATAACGAGCAATGGGATATGCTTATGTCTTCATTAAAAATTGGTATAAGAGGTAGCAAAATCATTGCTACTACTCGTATGATTGAAATTGCGTCAATGATAGGCACATTTGCCACGCACCACCTTAATCCGTTATCAGAAGATAAATGTTGGTCCATTCTCAAGAATAAAGCGTTTGGCAATAGAGGGGCTGAAGAGACTCCAAATATGGTGGcaatagggaagaaaattgtgcagAAGTGTGGAGGTGTGCCATTAGCAGAGAAAACACTAGGAGGCTTGATGCATATCAAGAAAAGTGAACAAGAGTGGTTGTCAATAATGAATAGTCCAATTTGGACTTTACCTATGGATAAAGATGGAATCCTTCCCGCACTGAAATTGAGCTATGATCACCTACCATCATCTTTGAAACAATGTTTCTTATATTGTTCAGTGTATCCCAAGGGCACATATATCCTCAAAATGGATTTAATAGCTAAATGGATAGCATTAGGGTTCCTTCAACAATCCACAGGAGGTAGGCTAATGGAAGATATTGGAAATGATTACATCAACCATTTGTTGTGGAATTCATTCTTCCAGGTCTTTAAGAAAAATGCTGATGGTGATATAATTGCGTTGAAGATGCATGATCTTATTTATGATCTAGCATATTCTCTTTCCAAGTTTGACAACCTGGCTATTGGGATTGAAGATTTAAAAAACAACCCTACTCTTATTCATTCAATATTGTATACAGATGGTGACAAAGGAAAAATTCAAGTAGACCATTTGTATAAGGCAGGAAACTTGCGATCATTTCATTTGAGATGCACGAGAGCCGGAACTTCCATTTGCAGGGATATCCTTGATATTCTGTTTAAAAAACTCAAGCATATACGGGTTCTAAATTTATCTTCTTGCGGAATTCAAGAGCTACCATCTTCCATTAAGAAGTTGAAACACTTAAGGTACCTTGACCTCAATGACAATCCAATTGAAGCATTACCTGCATCTACCACCTCACTTTATAACTTGCGCACATTGAAACTTCTCAATTGTCAAATAAAAGAGCTTCCCCATGATATGAAGAAACTAGTAAACTTGAGGCATCTTTTAGTTTCTAGAAAAGATGGATTTTTGAGTCAAATGCCAATTGAGATGGGAAGATTAACTTCCCTTAACACATTATTGGAATTTGTTGTGGGCCATAAAAGGGGGCAGCGTATCAAAGAATTACAACACTTGAATCTTCAAGATAGTTTACTTATCAACAATCTCGAGAATGTGAGAAGTGGAGGAGAAGCAAAGGAGGCTAAtttaatgggaaaagaaaagcTTGATTCGTTGCATTTGTCATGGAGAAGTCATGTTATGGGTGGTGATAGTACTTCCATGTTGGAAAATGACAATAAGAAAACCGTTgttgatgaagatgatgtatTGGAAGGTCTTCGACCTCATCCAAATTTGAAAGACTTGATCATCAGTAACTTTGGAGGTAAGAATATTCCTCGATGGCTGAGGAGTGGATGTGAGTCATTTCTCCCCAATTTGGTGAGATTCAGTCTAGAAAACTGCGAGAGATTGGAACATGTTCCCGCACTTGGACAGCTACCATCTCTTAAGTCTCTTAAGTTAAAAGGAATGAAAAGGATGAAGAGTCTTGGCAGTGAGTTATATTGTGGGAATGATAGCAATAGTCAGGCATCCCTAACTAAAACAGCATTTCCTTCCTTGGAAGAAATTTCCCTTTTACATTTGCCCAGCTTAGAAGAATGGATGGAACCGCAAGGGTCTTTCCCTTCCTTCCCTCGCCTTGAGAGGATATTTGTACATGATTGCCCCAAGTTGATGATCATGCCCCGTCAGTTTCCTTCTCTTAAActattccaaatcaaaagaagCAATGGCAGCTTGCAAAGGATGGTTGTGGAGGTTCCCTCTGTCATCAAACTATATCTAATTGAAGTTCCAGAACTTAAGTTTTTGACATTGCACAATAATACTGAAATATTACATATTGAGAAATGCCCCGACCTTGAAGCAATTATTACGACAAGCGAGGATGAGGGTGTGCAAGTCCTCCCTTCATCTCTTGAAATATTGGCAGTAACAGATTGCCCTTCTCTAACGTCATTGCCAGATCTACGAGGTCTGCACTCTattcagaaattttattttctaggtAATGTAAAAATCACTCGATTACCAGAGGGTCTACACACCCTCCACGCCCTCGAAGTGTTGAGTATTGGTGGGTTTTCATCGGAGCTGGAGTTTTTTCCTGACTTGGAGCCTCTCCAACACTTGCCCTCTCTTCGACAATTGCATATCGAAGGCTGGTCTAAGCTTACGTCTCTTCCTGAGCAACTTCAAAGTCTCACCCAATTAGAATGGTTGGGAATATATAAGTTTAATAGTGTGGCAGCTTTACCGGAGTGGCTCGGGAACCTTTCTTCGCTTCGAACATTGCTTCTTAAAGAGTGCAACAATCTGATGTATCTTccaaaagaggaaggaggactGCGATGCTTGATCACATTAGAATCGTTAAGTATTAGAGATTGCCCCTTTCTCAAAGAGAGATGCACCAGAGGAAGAGGCGATGAATGGCCTAAGATCAAACACATTAAAAGCATCTTCATTGATGACCAACGTGTGTAA